A genome region from Gossypium hirsutum isolate 1008001.06 chromosome A04, Gossypium_hirsutum_v2.1, whole genome shotgun sequence includes the following:
- the LOC121228117 gene encoding NAC transcription factor 47, which yields MRHPHSSVPPGFRFHLTDEELILHYLMKKLSSSAFPVSIIADADFYSSIPGTYQVKLALITLSMLSSKESIINHYIASYKAVLGEKEWYIFRPRDGKYPNGARPNSATGDGFWKATGTDKIIVASSMAAGRGGVHSNIGVKKALVFHRQNKPSTHL from the exons ATGAGGCACCCACATTCAAGTGTGCCTCCAGGATTTAGGTTTCACCTCACGGACGAAGAACTCATCCTTCATTATCTAATGAAGAAACTGAGCTCCTCAGCTTTCCCCGTTTCCATTATCGCGGACGCCGATTTCTATAGTTCGATCCCTGGGACTTACCAGGTGAAACTCGCTTTAATAACCCTTTCAATGTTATCATCTAAAGAATCAATCATAAATCATTACATAGCTTCAT ATAAAGCTGTGCTTGGTGAGAAAGAATGGTACATTTTCAGACCGAGAGACGGAAAGTACCCAAATGGTGCAAGGCCAAACAGCGCAACTGGAGACGGGTTTTGGAAAGCAACCGGGACTGATAAGATTATAGTTGCATCTTCAATGGCAGCTGGGAGGGGTGGAGTGCATTCCAATATTGGTGTAAAGAAAGCTTTGGTGTTTCACAGACAAAACAAGCCAAGCACACATCTTTAA